A stretch of Lactuca sativa cultivar Salinas chromosome 6, Lsat_Salinas_v11, whole genome shotgun sequence DNA encodes these proteins:
- the LOC111877426 gene encoding uncharacterized protein LOC111877426: MLKFFKRKGEASSLSHDHDIPRPNDERAPSSKYTRVDLNTLPADPGERPSMEVYHVNQRDEIRRAYLQKGPYQPCAHSFQQREIGDHFVKNGFNTWNKRTNLDLHNDGSPHNMAIQKCQNLMNQRQSIATAFDKQTDLMKTNQCIRLNASIDCARFLVRQALPFRGHDESEDSNNRGNFLELLQFYDDRNDKVGSVVLKNAPKNSQMTCSSIQKDIVHAAAKETIKAIVKDIGDEIFAILVDESCDVSCKEKMALVLRFVNSQGVVVERFIGIKHVSDTSALCLKATIYSFLTECGLSPHRIRGQGYDGASNMSGAFNGLKTLIMKEVKSAHYIHCFAHQLQLALVFVAKNHPNINDFFDLISRLLNMLGSSYKHRDNLREKQATKVVEALAAGEIQSGTGLNQEVSIKRPCDTRWGSHFGSLLNIKRTYSSICEVLEDIKVNGIPNDLNITLQKKDQNIVNAMHQVRSSKARLIQMRNEGWELLSNDVTLFCEKCEIDILNMEDPYYNGTSRRKGSQINYLHHYKIDVFIAAIDMQSQELNNRFNESNEFPERDIGALRASLQNYIVDVRGDARFNNLKGIGNLAKMMVETNKHTIYPMVYLLLILALILPVATSTVERAFSAMKLIKNDLRHKMSDQFMNDCLVSYIEKDVLDGISNDVLIDFF, from the exons ATGCTAAAGTTTTTTAAAAGAAAAGGTGAGGCAAGCTCTTTATCTCATGATCATGATATTCCACGACCAAACGATGAACGAGCACCTTCTTCAAAGTATACGAGAGTTGATTTAAATACACTTCCCGCGGACCCCGGAGAAAGGCCAAGTATGGAAGTGTATCATGTAAATCAACGAGATGAGATTAGAAGAGCCTACTTGCAAAAAGGACCTTATCAACCTTGTGCTCATTCTTTCCAACAAAGAGAGATTGGAG ATCATTTTGTAAAAAATGGATTTAATACTTGGAACAAGAGAACAAATCTAGATCTTCACAATGATGGAAGCCCACATAATATGGCAatccaaaagtgtcaaaatctGATGAACCAAAGACAATCCATAGCTACTGCTTTTGACAAGCAAACTGATTTGATGAAGACCAACCAATGCATTAGATTAAATGCTTCTATAGATTGTGCTAGATTCTTAGTGCGACAAGCGTTACCTTTTCGGGGTCATGATGAAAGTGAGGACTCGAATAATAGAGGTAACTTTCTTGAACTTCTTCAATTTTATGATGATCGAAATGATAAAGTGGGCAGTGTTGTGTTGAAGAATGCTCCAAAGAATTCACAAATGACATGTAGTTCAATTCAAAAGGACATTGTACATGCTGCAGCTAAGGAAACTATTAAGGCTATTGTGAAAGATATTGGAGATGAGATCTTTGCAATTCTAGTAGACGAATCATGTGATGTGTCTTGTAAAGAGAAAATGGCATTGGTTTTGCGGTTCGTAAATAGTCAAGGAGTTGTTGTAGAGAGGTTTATTGGCATAAAACATGTCAGTGATACTTCGGCTTTGTGTCTAAAGGCGACTATTTATTCTTTTTTGACAGAATGTGGATTAAGTCCACATAGAATTCGAGGACAAGGTTATGATGGAGCTAGTAACATGAGCGGTGCATTTAATGGATTGAAGACACTAATTATGAAAGAAGTGAAATCTGCacattatattcattgttttgctcATCAGTTACAGTTAGCACTTGTGTTTGTTGCAAAGAATCATCCTAACATCAATGACTTTTTTGATTTGATTTCTCGTTTGTTAAACATGCTTGGTTCTTCCTATAAACATCGAGACAACTTAAGAGAGAAACAAGCAACAAAAGTGGTGGAAGCATTGGCTGCAG gTGAAATTCAAAGTGGTACAGGTTTGAATCAAGAAGTCAGTATCAAACGACCTTGTGACACTCGTTGGGGTTCTCATTTTGGTTCACTCTTAAATATCAAGAGAACGTATTCTTCAATTTGTGAAGTACTTGAAGACATTAAAGTTAATG GGATCCCAAATGATTTAAACATAACGTTGCAAAAAAAAGACCAAAATATTGTAAATGCGATGCATCAAGTGAGATCCTCTAAGGCCAGACTCATACAAATGAGAAATGAAGGATGGGAACTACTTTCAAATGATGTTACTTTGTTCTgcgaaaaatgtgaaattgatattTTGAATATGGAAGATCCATATTACAATGGAACAAGTCGTCGCAAAGGTTCACAG ATTAACTACTTACATCACTATAAGATTGATGTATTTATTGCGGCCATAGATATGCAATCTCAAGAGCTTAACAATCGATTTAATGAA TCTAACGAGTTCCCAGAACGTGACATTGGAGCACTTAGAGCAAGTCTTCAAAATTATATTGTGGATGTACGTGGAGATGCAAGGTTTAATAACTTGAAGGGAATTGGAAACTTGGCAAAGATGATGGttgaaacaaacaagcatacaatATATCCAATGGTATATCTTTTACTAATATTAGCATTGATACTGCCTGTTGCAACATCCACAGTGGAACGTGCATTTTCTGCGATGAAGTTGATAAAGAATGATTTGCGTCATAAGATGAGTGATCAATTTATGAATGATTGTCTAGTGTCATATATTGAGAAAGATGTGTTAGATGGTATTAGCAACGATGTACtaatagattttttttaa